AGCCGAATACCCCTGTCCAAGATCGCGAACCCAGAGAACGGGCGGACCTTCTGGGGGCCAGGAGTCGGCCAGATTGATCTCCGGGGAATGCCCATCGTGATTCACTCCGCGGACGGAAGGCCAGCCGAGATCTGGAGTCCCTTCAGGAAGGAACGGATTTCCTTCGGCAGCGAGGGGAGCCAGCACGGTCCACGGGAGTAGGCATGAAGCAATCAGGAATGCCAGCCGTGCCGTCTGCATGCGCAATCATCCGCAGCCGGGAGAATGGACGAACGTCCGAGGTGTCAGAATACCAGACGATTGTACGCCTGCGTCGACCTCGGCGATATGCAGATCGGGAGTTCCGTGTCAGTTCGCTGCGGAGCCCTGGACCGGTTCCGCGATTTCTGGCGGATCCGCAGGAGCCGTTGACGTCGCGTCCCGATTCTTCATCGCCTCTTCGGCTTCCTGTTTGGCCCCACGAATCATGGTGCGGAATACGATGTGATGCAGCGGAACGACGCTGTACCAGTAGAGGATGCCGCCCAGACCCTTGGGACGGAAGCGAGCTGTTTGTGTAAGGCGACAGCGATTCTCTTCGAGCGGCTCGATATGGAAATCAAGCTCGGCGTCGCCGGGAACTTTCATCTCGGCATGGAGTGTCAGCCGCGAGCTGCATCGGATGTGGCGAACCCTCCAGAAGTCGACGGCTTCTCCATAACGGAGCACCGTCGGATGCCGACGGCCACGCCGTAACCCCGGCCCCCCGATAAACTGGTCCATCAGTCCGCGAAGTCGCCAGAGATAGTCGACGCCCCAATAGCCGTGCTCGCCACCAATACTGCTGACGACCCGAAAGACCGTTTCCTGATCAGCATCGATGTCAATAGTTTGAACGTCGCGAAAAACCGTGCCGCCGGCCCAGTCCGGGTCGCCGGTCATTTTGCCGGCCATCGACCAGTTGGTCTCGATGTCTCCCTCGTTGAGATTGTTGACCGCCGATCGAATCGCCTCACTGACAGAATAGAGTTTTTTCTGCGGCAACAGCTGGCGAGCCAGATCATTTCGGCAAACAGTTTTGTTCTTGAGCCCCTCGGCCAGAGGACGGGCAATCTTGGGGCTGACCGGAGTCACCAGACCGATCCAGAGTGAACTGAGCCACGGAGTGAGCACCGGTACCGGTACGATCCAGCGTCGCGGCAACCCGAGTTCCCCGGCCATGGTCCGCATGACATCCCGATACCGCATGACATCGCTGCCACCGATATCAAGCGACTGACCATGGGATTCCGGGATTTCCAGACAATCGATGAGATACACCAGAACGTTTTCGATCGCGATCGGCTGGGTTTCGGTTGAAACCCATTTCGGTGTCACCATCACGGGGAGGCGATCGACCAGATAGCGGAGTGTCTCGAACGAGGCGGATCCGGACCCGATGATCATCGCGGCTCGAAACCCGGTCACTGGCATGCCGTTCTCCCGCAGCACGCTCTCAACCTCACGACGACTGCGAAGATGTTCGCTCAGGCCGGGGCCCATCTCGCCAAGTCCGCCTAAATAAACGATGTGTTTCACGCCGCAGCGTTGGGCTCCGTTCGAAAAAGACCGGGCCAGTTCACGATCCCGTTCGGCATAACTGCTGCCGGCCGATTCCATTGAATGGATGAGGTAGTAAGCAGCTTCACAATCCGTGCAGGCTTCGTCGAGAGTGCCGTCATCGCTCACATCCCCTTGAATCACTTCCAGCAATGGGTGATCACGCCAGATACGCCCCTCAAGCTTCTCAGGACTGCGAACCAGACAGCGGACGGGATATCCCAGTTCGAGTAGTCTGGGGACAATCCGACCACCGATATAACCGGTCGCCCCGGTCACGAGAACACGTTGCTTGCTGGAAGTCGTCATAGAGAAAAGACGTTTCTTTATTCGTCAACGTGGACTATCGCCAGCGTTCTGGCTGCAATTCGTGATCGCGAAAGCGACCCCTCGGAGAATTCCGATCCGCACTGCTCGAGGTGTCTCTTTAGTTATAGAGAGACTGCGGCGGTTCACAAGCACGGTTTCGGCTGCCGGGAACGCAATGTGAGAACAGATTCCGTCCGACGGATATTCACAAGGCGGCGAACTGCTACAATAGTGCCCAAAGTAGTGAACAACAGGGACGATGTTTCCACACAGACGGGATTCGGGAATGCTTCATCTGGTCAGCGGTTTGACGGGCTCGGGTAAGACCGCGCAATGTCTGCAATCGTATCGCCAGGCCCTTCGCGCTCAGGCCGATGACGGTG
The genomic region above belongs to Rubinisphaera margarita and contains:
- a CDS encoding SDR family oxidoreductase translates to MTTSSKQRVLVTGATGYIGGRIVPRLLELGYPVRCLVRSPEKLEGRIWRDHPLLEVIQGDVSDDGTLDEACTDCEAAYYLIHSMESAGSSYAERDRELARSFSNGAQRCGVKHIVYLGGLGEMGPGLSEHLRSRREVESVLRENGMPVTGFRAAMIIGSGSASFETLRYLVDRLPVMVTPKWVSTETQPIAIENVLVYLIDCLEIPESHGQSLDIGGSDVMRYRDVMRTMAGELGLPRRWIVPVPVLTPWLSSLWIGLVTPVSPKIARPLAEGLKNKTVCRNDLARQLLPQKKLYSVSEAIRSAVNNLNEGDIETNWSMAGKMTGDPDWAGGTVFRDVQTIDIDADQETVFRVVSSIGGEHGYWGVDYLWRLRGLMDQFIGGPGLRRGRRHPTVLRYGEAVDFWRVRHIRCSSRLTLHAEMKVPGDAELDFHIEPLEENRCRLTQTARFRPKGLGGILYWYSVVPLHHIVFRTMIRGAKQEAEEAMKNRDATSTAPADPPEIAEPVQGSAAN